From Microcoleus sp. bin38.metabat.b11b12b14.051:
CTAGCTGATTCCACAGACTCCCATCAGCGGGGTTGTACCAGTGGAAATACTGCATCATGACGCCATTGGCTTGAGACATATTGAGTTTCTCCTGTTTTGTAAAGTTGTCAGATATATTTTTGTTAGTTGCCGATGCACTCTAAATATGCCTGCAATCTACGGTCAATACTTATCATAAAATGTTAACATGAATAATAATATCTATCGGTTGATAGATTTACAGTTGAGTATATTTTTGGTATGAGTATTTTTAACAGATGTAATCCAGTAAAAAATGTGTTCTATGATTTTTGAATTTCGGTTCAGAAACCTGCTTAATATTGTTTTGGTTTGAAGCTACACAATTGCATTGGTTTGTAGTGATGACTTGACTTATATGATTTTTGATGCGGACTGAAGTCCTCACTACGAACCAATTTGATGGGGACTGAAGTCCTCACTACAAACCAATTTGATGCGGACTGAAGTCCTCACTACGAACCAATTTGATGGGGACTGAAGTCCTCACTACAAACCAATTTGATGCGGACTGAAGTCCTCACTACGAACCAATTTGATGGGGACTGAAGTCCTCACTACGAACCAATTTGATGGGGACTGAAGTCCTCACTACGAACCTGGTGGATGATTTTGAGATTTGTCGATCGCACAATCACATCTTGACTAGAAATTATTAAGCTGTTGCAGGTTCTGCGGCTGCTCGCTCAATTCTAGTTTCCCAAGTACCATCGATCGCCAATTCGATCGATCTAAATCCGGGCCCGATGGTGTCGAGGACAATCCCAGAGGTTTTGGGTAACAGTTGGATGCAGGTACTCGGCGTACCCAAGTAGGAAACTAAGCCTCGCTGTTGCTGAAATTCTTGGTGAATGTGTCCACAGAGGACGATTTTGATTTGAGGGTATCGATCGACAATTGCGAAAAATTCATCGGCATTGTGCAGCATCATGCTGTCCATGATCTCACAGTTGATCGCCAGCGGATGATGGTGCAAAGCAATCATAACAGAGCGATCGCCCGTTTGTTGCAGTTGATAGTCGAGCCACTGCAAGCTGTCTGGGGAAAGCCGCCCGCCGTCGCATCCGGCTTCCACACTCGAAAGCAGTAGAAACTCCCAGTTTCCCAGCATCCACGATTTTTCTGGGGAAATTGGTGGCCGATTTAAGATTTCTGTCATAACTGGGATGTTGTCGTGGTTTCCCGGTATCCAGTAGGCGGGAATTCCCAAGGGGGCGATGAGGGAGACGAGGCGCTGGTAAGATTCGGGTGTTTCGTCTTGGGATAAGTCGCCTGTCAGCAGCAGTAAGTCGGGCTGCGGCTGTATCTGTTGCAGGCGATCGAGAACTGCTTGCAGGGTGCGGGCTGTTGAGATTCCTTTCCATTGTCGATCGATCTCTGCAAACAGGTGAGTGTCGGTGATTTGGGCGACTCGGAGGGGAGAATCTGGTGTCATGGCTGGTGTTGCGGGCGAAGCGAAGCGGAGGGGATCGAGCTATTTCTAGATTAGCCTGAGATGGGGTCGTGGGGGCGATCGAAAACAGGTGCGGAAAATTTTTGGCAGGTATGTTGAAATAATCAGGATTTAGTGTATTATCATATAGCGTCAATTTTCAGACGTAACGGCGGCATAGCCAAGTGGTAAGGCAGAGGTCTGCAAAACCTCCACCCCCAGTTCAAATCTGGGTGCCGCCTTTATTTTCATGCGCTTTTCAAGGTCTAAAACAACGGATTTGTAGGGTTTTAGGGATTGTAACAGAGTGTGTATCACATACAGTCAACTACAATCAAACACAGAAATTAGTCCAGTTTTAGTCCAATGGAAAATCAAGCAAGTCAGGCAAGGTTGAATCAGGCTAATGGAAGATTGAGGGCGGCGAAGATAGGTGTTCGGATTGAGG
This genomic window contains:
- the cpdA gene encoding 3',5'-cyclic-AMP phosphodiesterase — its product is MTPDSPLRVAQITDTHLFAEIDRQWKGISTARTLQAVLDRLQQIQPQPDLLLLTGDLSQDETPESYQRLVSLIAPLGIPAYWIPGNHDNIPVMTEILNRPPISPEKSWMLGNWEFLLLSSVEAGCDGGRLSPDSLQWLDYQLQQTGDRSVMIALHHHPLAINCEIMDSMMLHNADEFFAIVDRYPQIKIVLCGHIHQEFQQQRGLVSYLGTPSTCIQLLPKTSGIVLDTIGPGFRSIELAIDGTWETRIERAAAEPATA